A window of Magallana gigas chromosome 8, xbMagGiga1.1, whole genome shotgun sequence genomic DNA:
ATCAAATATTTGTTGCATCATGAACTACAACCTCTAAGTGGGACACGGAATATAATATTTCAGTATCCTAAAGGAAGAGCAAGattataaaatcaatagatGAACTTCAGCATCATTTAATGTAGATATAATATTGCTCTTTCTTATACGAGATACTGATGTGCTCTACTGACTTTGTCATCTTGCTCTCTTTTCGGAGAAGAAGCTAACCTACAGTTTGTTAAGCAGATTGGGCTTTAAGATAAGACTTGTCTGGATTTCTTGCCAGTACTTCTGAATGTCTATTGCTTGAATTACCAATGAAAAAGATAAAGCGCAAACATTTTAGAATTGTATCTCCCCAATTGTTCCTTGTCAAGAATTCTTTGTCAAAAATGAGTATTTTGTCTTGAAAATAATGACCTAATTATACTGCTATTGATTTATCCCCCTAATGCAAAAAATTCCATTGAGTTTAACCATTTGCACAGCAGTGGAAACACCTATTTgcaccttttaaaaaattttttcttCAACCTACTGCTTTTCAAAAGTAATGTTCTGCTTGgtctttatttttcagatacTCATCAAAGGCTTGTAGTGGTTGCATGAATTGATTggcattatttttgtttagcAGACTTTAAAATTACTGCTCATCTCGGGTGGTTTTTGAAACAAATCGATTCTATACTTATTGACTTCTACACTAGTAAATAATTCTGTATGTAGATTGCCACAATGAGTGGCATCGTCTGCTATTTAAACTTCACCATTGACCAACTTTGAACTAAAAGCATTTAATTAAAAGCACTGAAGCATGCAAATGACTAATATATcttaaataaatcttttataTATTCAATTGGTTGTCTGCAAAACATAAGCAACAAGAGAATAGCTTTTTGATGTCTTGTATTCTGGTTATAACAGATCTTAACAAGTCCAgaattatcaatttttacaataagaCATTGATGGTAGGTCTTTTTGAGTATTTATATTCACAAAGATGTTGCTGCGACTAGAATGTTCTTTCAGAGAACCCTGTTTAGGCCTCTTCACCCTCTCCTTCCTCCTCATCAAACTCAGCCTCCTCCTCGGCGGTGGCATCCTGGTACTGTTGGTACTCAGACACCAAGTCGTTCATGTTGGACTCAGCCTCAGTGAACTCCATCTCATCCATACCCTCACCAGTGTACCAATGCAAGAAAGCCTTACGACGGAACATAGCAGTGAACTGCTCAGAGATTCTCTTGAACAGCTCCTGGATGGCGGTGCTGTTTCCGACGAAGGTGGCGGACATCTTCAGTCCACGTGGTGGGATGTCACAGACGGCGGTCTTGACGTTGTTGGGGATCCATTCAACGAAGTAGCTGCTGTTCTTGTTCTGGACGTTCAACATCTGCTCATCAACCTCCTTCATGGACATGCGGCCACGGAACATGGCGGCAACGGTAAGGTAGCGTCCGTGACGTGGGTCGCAGGCAGCCATCATGTTCTTGGCATCGAACATCTGCTGGGTGAGCTCTGGGACAGTGAGGGCTCTGTACTGTTGGCTTCCACGGGATGTCAGGGGAGCGAATCCTGGCATGAAGAAGTGGAGACGTGGGAAGGGTACCATGTTGACAGCCAATTTCCTGAGATCAGCGTTCAACTGACCAGGGAATCGGAGGCAGGTGGTGACACCGGACATGGTGGCGGAGACAAGATGGTTCAAGTCACCGTATGTGGGGGTGGTGAGTTTCAAGGTACGGAAGCAGATGTCGTAGAGAGCTTCATTGTCAATGCAGTATGTTTCATCTGTGTTCTCAACAAGCTGGTGGACGGAGAGGGTGGCATTGTATGGTTCTACAACTGTGTCTGATACCTGAAAAAATTCAAGTCAAATGTGTAAAGTACAAGTTGCTTTGCAAGTTTAAAGTGAAAGTCATGAAGTATTTCAAActtgatgaaaatatttcaagtcaATACATACTTTTGGTGATGGGACAACGGAGAATGTGTTCATGATTCTGTCTGGGTACTCTTCACGGATTTTGGAGATGAGGAGTGTTCCCATACCAGATCCGGTACCACCACCAAGGGAGTGTGTAAGTTGGAATCCCTGAAGACAATCACAGCTTTCAGCCTCTTTACGTACAACATCAAGAACAGAGTCGACCAGTTCAGCTCCCTCTGTGTAGTGTCCCTTAGCCCAGTTGTTTCCAGCTCCACTCTGTCCAAAGACAAAGTTGTCTGGTCTGAAGATCTGTCCGAATGGGCCGGATCTGACGGAGTCCATGGTACCTGGCTCCAAGTCGACCAAGATTGCACGGGGTACATATTTGCCTCCTGCAATGCAAGAagaaattaaattgtaaaaggtAAAACGAATCTTccattgaaaaaatgttaatttaagaCCTAAAATTCAAGTTTCAAATTCCATTTTGGATTTGTCTTACATATcccaaacaatttatttaattaaatagatGAATTACCTGTGGCTTCATTGTAGTATACATTGATTCTCTCTAACTGGAGATCAGAGTCACCATGGTATGTGCCAGTTGGGTCAATTCCGTGTTCATCAGAGATGACTTCCCAGAACTACAAAGTATTGTTTCATGAGTAATTCATACAACTATAAGCAACACACTAGAGAGCTAGCAAAAACAATCAATACATAATTCATTTACGGATGACTCATACCCAGTGCCTAtaacaatattgattttgtcTGAAAAGTTCTAATGCCGATATTCTGACAACTCTTGTTTTAAAACGAACACAAGATTTTGAATTAAACATAGAGTAGAAGGCTAAAGACTATATTTAAGTTTAAACGAGGAATGATTAAACCGACACGCATGAAGAGTTTCAAGTGGAAAGGTATGCATGAATGTTTCATGCAAAGAATACGGTATATACACT
This region includes:
- the LOC105343071 gene encoding tubulin beta chain; this encodes MREIVHIQAGQCGNQIGAKFWEVISDEHGIDPTGTYHGDSDLQLERINVYYNEATGGKYVPRAILVDLEPGTMDSVRSGPFGQIFRPDNFVFGQSGAGNNWAKGHYTEGAELVDSVLDVVRKEAESCDCLQGFQLTHSLGGGTGSGMGTLLISKIREEYPDRIMNTFSVVPSPKVSDTVVEPYNATLSVHQLVENTDETYCIDNEALYDICFRTLKLTTPTYGDLNHLVSATMSGVTTCLRFPGQLNADLRKLAVNMVPFPRLHFFMPGFAPLTSRGSQQYRALTVPELTQQMFDAKNMMAACDPRHGRYLTVAAMFRGRMSMKEVDEQMLNVQNKNSSYFVEWIPNNVKTAVCDIPPRGLKMSATFVGNSTAIQELFKRISEQFTAMFRRKAFLHWYTGEGMDEMEFTEAESNMNDLVSEYQQYQDATAEEEAEFDEEEGEGEEA